Proteins from a single region of Urocitellus parryii isolate mUroPar1 chromosome 4, mUroPar1.hap1, whole genome shotgun sequence:
- the LOC113179492 gene encoding LOW QUALITY PROTEIN: zinc finger and SCAN domain-containing protein 26 (The sequence of the model RefSeq protein was modified relative to this genomic sequence to represent the inferred CDS: inserted 4 bases in 3 codons; deleted 1 base in 1 codon; substituted 6 bases at 6 genomic stop codons) yields the protein MVTTYRFKLQGNKKGLGQKPFCKXSRQFCSTEIIEPXETLSQLFKICXQWLSLRPXHQEQILELLVLQQFPVILLNESQAQVQDHHPESGEDLVAVLEDLEQEHGETGQEETQTRQRNKKFLXEGKAHLKRVXEQQVLPKHEVQKPEKEKGEDTKLENGNLVLVTDSCGRLESSRNISEPIETPYEDSDLGREQAKPKEKTDFKCSEFREGFIQHSDLIEDTMVHCQSSALTGPQKILSREKGHQFHKXGKVFQSTSHLIKHQTIHLGKKAYQCIEHGKRFSQNAGLLEHLRIHTGEKPYLCIHCAKNFRYNFHLNRHXRYQSLEELCEYKECGKTFSQALLLTHHQRIHSHSKGHQSNKCGKAFSLTSHLIQHHRIHTGEKPFKCNICQKAFQLNXNEHISIHNKEKPYECNECGEAFQQKSGVFHHRRHHDKGKLARRGVLSL from the exons ATGGTGACCACATATAGGTTCAAACTGCAAGGAAACAAGAAAGGCCTTGGACAGAAACCATTTTGCAAATAATCCAGGCAGTTTTGCAGTACAGAAATCATAGAACCTTGAGAGACTTTGAGCCAACTATTCAAGATCTGCTAACAGTGGCTGAGCCTGAGACC ACACCAAGAACAGATCCTGGAGCTGCTGGTACTCCAGCAGTTCCCAGTCATCCTGCTCAATGAGTCCCAGGCCCAAGTGCAAGACCATCACCCAGAGAGTGGGGAAGACCTGGTTGCTGTACTGGAGGATTTAGAGCAGGAGCATGGAGAAACAGGACAAGAGGAgacccaaaccaggcaaagaaataaaaaattcc TAGAAGGAAAAGCCCATCTGAAAAGAGTGTAAGAGCAGCAGGTCTTGCCCAAGCATGAAGTTCAAAAACCTGAGAAAGAGAAGGGTGAAGATACAAAACTTGAGAATGGGAATCTTGTTTTGGTGACAGACTCCTGTGGAAGATTGGAATCATCTAGGAATATATCTGAACCTATAGAGACTCCTTATGAAGACTCTGATTTGGGAAGGGAACAGGCAAAGCCCAAGGAGAAGACTGACTTCAAATGCTCAGAGTTTAGGGAAGGATTTATCCAGCATTCAGACTTGATTGAAGATACAATGGTACAC TGTCAGAGTTCAGCTCTTACTGGACCTCAGAAAATTCTTTCTAGAGAGAAAGGTCATCAGTTCCACAAATGAGGGAAAGTCTTTCAGAGTACTTCACATCTCATCAAACATCAGACAATTCATCTTGGCAAGAAAGCTTATCAGTGCATAGAGCATGGAAAACGGTTTAGCCAGAATGCAGGCCTTTTGGAACATCTCagaatccatactggagagaaaccttatctATGTATCCATTGTGCAAAGAACTTTAGGTACAACTTTCACCTTAATCGACACTAGAGATATCAAAGTCTGGAGGAACTCTGTGAGTATAAGGAATGTGGAAAAACTTTTAGTCAGGCCTTGCTCCTCACACACCATCAGAGAATCCACAGTCACTCCAAAGGCCATCAGTCTAAtaagtgtgggaaagccttcagtttGACCTCACACCTTATTCAACAtcacaggattcatactggagaaaag ccTTTCAAATGTAACATATGCCAGAAAGCATTCCAACTTA CCAACGAGCATATAAGCATCCACAATAAAGAAAAGCCCTATGAGTGTAATGAGTGTGGAGAAGCCTTCCAACAGAAGTCAGGTGTCTTTCATCATCGGAGACATCACGACAAAGGCAAACTAGCTAGAAGAGGTGTTCTCTCCTTGTAG